The Temnothorax longispinosus isolate EJ_2023e chromosome 7, Tlon_JGU_v1, whole genome shotgun sequence genome contains a region encoding:
- the LOC139816581 gene encoding uncharacterized protein: MSCKEEVSASQIYNDDEWKHYIDQYTIDETSEISINQSNSETPCDTASNKLLIDQLKAQNDEASQKIIHLEREHDANLNKLMVMLSAIEQMESKMYCTKRLFMKVTSSSGRRWKKYYARVQKKKNL, translated from the exons atgtcaTGCAAAGAG GAAGTGAGCGCTTCCCAAATATACAATGATGACGAATGGAAGCATTACATTGATCAG TACACAATTGATGAGACTtcagaaatttctataaatcaATCTAATTCCGAAACTCCTTGTGATACTGCAAGTAATAAATTGCTCATCGATCAACTAAAAGCTCAAAATGATGAAGCCTCACAAAAAATCATCCATCTGGAACGTGAGCATGATGCAAACCTAAATAAACTGATGGTGATGCTTTCTGCTATTGAACAAATGGAGAGTAAGATGTATTGTACGAAGCGACTATTCATGAAAGTTACAAGTTCAAGCGGACGACGATGGAAAAAGTATTATGCCAGAgtacaaaagaagaaaaatttgtga